aataGCGTGGTCTAATTCCAAAATTAGCCTAACAAATGGTGATACATTATCCATCGGAAGGTATTTTATAAGTCTTCCATGTTGTGCGATTACTGCCCAGAAGACAGATTCGCGCAGGCAATTCCCCTCTAACGTCGCTTCTATCATGAGCTTCCATACGGATGGGCCGAAGTACCTGGTGGTTGGCTGGAAAATGATAGGTTGTAAAGATGTCGGCTGATGTTGAGGACGAAATCTGGCCGGGATTTGCAGCATCGTAAAGGCTATATGAGAGCAAAGATTCGTCTTGGGtggggatgaggatgatTGAAGGAGGATTGTCTGTGAAGTGTTAGTAGATGAACAATCTTTTAGGTGGACAAAATGAAACGTACTGCTCTCGGTACAGAATACCACAAGGGTTTTGTCATTGAGGAATTTCAGATCGGCGAGTGATCGGGAACCAAGATCGACAACGCAGGCCATGACTGGCTTATTATCACTGATTCCGTTTGTTATCGCCATGTCCATCCGAAATAAATGCACTTTGCTTGGATCCTGCTGCGAGGCCAGCGCAGTGAATACAGCTCCGCTTCTCTTGCTGGAGCCGTACATTTTCATGTCCATCTTGGTGATAGGTTTTCCGATAGATAGCTTGACTGGCCTGCCGAAGCGGACGCTGCGCCTCTTTGCTTCGGCGATGCTGCTAAAGATCTTGTTTGACCATGTCGAGGCGTAGTTGACCAGGAAATCGACGTGTGGGAGGGCTTTCATGCCGGGCTGGCCAGCTTCGTGCTTCTTTAACTGCTTGTCCAAGACGTCTAGCAGTGTTGGGCCGTCATCTATGAAATCCCAGTCGGAATCGTAGTCCTCTTTGGCAATCTCATTGAGGAAGATGTCGAGAGGACTATTTGTTAGGTAGCGCTCAATGTAGGTCAGCACTTTTGTGTGGTCCATCATAGCCTCCTTGTCTGTGAGTTCTTCAACGCCCGTGCCAGGTCCTCCCAGCTGGTCGATTTGGAAACGAAGCCACGCTGAAAAGGCGGAGAAATGCTGGAGCTCGTCCATCGTATGGATGAGGACCTTGTGTCCGACCAGGGTGAGACAGCTGATAGTGTCAAGAACGCGGTTGAGATGGGGGATGGATAGGCCGATATCTTCACGGTCGCTATAAAAGCGGGCGAGACCGCGGAGGCGGCTGAGGATGACGGAGCAGCGTTCGAGAGCTGGAAGGAAATACTGATGAACGAGGCTACGAAGGCCTTCTAGGCCAGATACCACTGCCTTGTCCCAGCGTTTGTGGCCCTGAAGCTATTCATTAGCCTATGAAAATGATTCAAGATGTATTGAGATGCGTACCCGCTCTGCTAGGCTGTCGACGAGCCATTCCTTTACAGGAGCATAAGCGTGGCCAGTCAAGGCCGTGTGAAACAGGGCAGAGACGATTTCTCTCGGCCCACTGTTCATCTCTTCCAAGTCACCCTGCACACTGCGGAGGAAGCGAGCCGGAAGTTCTCTTGCGTTTTTCCACTCAACCTGCATATGAAGGGATATCTGCTTTAGGTACCGTAGTAGTGCTTGGATGGTGGTGAGTTTGGAGGATAAAAGCGACAAATTGATGggggaaaaggagagaaatggGAGATCCATAGGAACAAGATGGAGTTCTCGAGGCTCGTTTTGCTTTTCTGCGTAGAGGAGAGAATGTGTTGATGTTCGTGGGTGAGCTGCATGGTGTATCACATGCATCGCACTGGACGGTGCTGACGCTGGCGAGTCTAGTAGTGGCTGTGGAAACGTGCCAATGATGAAAGAGTCGTAGATGCTGAGTTGTATTTTGCCATCGCTGGTCCCCACAATCATCACGTTGACTTGGTCATACGTGTCTCGCTTAGGAGTTCGGAAGAGAAAGTCGATGCCGCTGCGCAGAGTGAAGACGGTAGCATCCTCGCTGTTCCAATGTTAGGATGGCACAAATCAATCTGAGAGAACAAAGCTCACCCTGCACCAGCACTACTCGTTGGCAGGGGGCTAATTCTGGGCAACGCCGTTTCAACTTCTAGAAATGTGAGTTCTTGAGGCAGATCAAGATGCGTCTTGGCGCCCGGCTCGGTCCAGCCCTTGGTAACTTCGTCTCCAAGCCTGTGAGCAATTGCTCCATCTGCCTTGCTGGCGATAATGGCAGTGGACCAGCCAATATGGGTGATTGTGGCCTCAGCCTTGTCGCAGACTGGAAGATGATGGGCAGCCTTGTTGTTCTCCAAGCCCATGAGCCGCACAACGCCGTCACTCCAGCCCAGCGACAGGAATTGGCCTGTAGTTTTCACCAGGAAATACCGTTAGCATATATAGGTACATATACTGAGATGTACAAGAATAGGTATATACGCTTATACAAGGCCCATACTTACCATCGGGCCTCCATGTCACTGCGCACACCTCGGGCGCTTTCTCTCCCGGAGAAGCAACCTGGTGGATTTTAGAGACAACCTGATCCAGCGGCCGGTATACAAGCACGCTTCTATCGTCTTGGTCCCAGGTGGCCGCCAAATCGAGAGTCGGACAGCCGATGGGGAAGCGTCCTCCAGGCGGAGTTTTGGACTGGAGCTCCGTTTCGCCcagaagctccagctccttcacCTGTGCCATTTCTGCGGCTCAGACCATTCCCATAAATGAGCATTTGTATATGGGCTTCAAGGATCCGGTGAAGAGGAGGGCATTTCTGCAAACGCGAGGCGCTTTGTTTGGGGGTTGCAGGTGCCAGCCATGATGTAGGCGTGGCTCGGCGCGCCTTGAATTTTTGGTATGCATCTTGAGGGAGAATCCTGATTTTATAAGTTGTTGTGATAGCAGTCcaagcacatacgaccataggtagtggaaaactcggggtcccgtctgctcccccatagataagccactaaccggcagattagtagttggGTGGGTGACCAccagcgaacaccggctgttgtatgttttcgttttttatttttttctcccccgcTATTGCTGTTTATACGTACATCTTTACTTAAGGTGCTTGGTGCAATATCGCTATTTTGGGCATGCgtaacttctttttttatgtcGATTAAATAGCTTGCAGCTGATCTTATTACCTCCTTCACAACCTCCACGTCTCCTCCTCATGTCTTTGTAGTTATGTGGCTGTGTATCTGTTTGCTATGCCTCTAATGGGTTTCGGGCATAGCTTAATGTCTCCAGGGCAGAATTGCAGGCAGAATTGATTTGTCTGTTTGCCCGATGCAACCTTGTCTTGGTTGCTCTATGAAtcaaagctgctgcaatCCATGGACTCTCATCTTTGTTCCTACGCGTATGTAAAACATGGCCGCCAATTACGAATATGACAAGATTGACCTTGATGGACCCGGCTTTCGACTTGTGCGGCTTCACCAaggcgacggcggcgactTGAGTTGCGATCTTTTTCAAGCAGTCCTACACCAACACGATGAATTGATACCGTATGAAGCGCTCTCTTACACATGGGGGCCGACCGGAGGCCATCACAGCATCGTTGTCAATGACCAAAGAATGGGAATCACTGCAAATTTACACCTGGCTCTCATGAACCTTCGCTATCCGCACAGCGACCGAATACTCTGGGTAGATGCCGTTTGCATCGATCAGAGCAATGTGAAAGAGAGGAACCATCAGGTTGCGCACATGAGCGACATTTATAAACAAGCCGGCCGTGTTATTTTCTTCCTGGGGAATGCAACATTTACGACTGATGCATTCATGCATTGTATGCAGCTTGTTCAGCAGGAGTGCTCCAAGCACGCGTATCGATCCTGGACGCGGGACGATATACGCTGGAAGAAGATTTGGGCAGCTGTCCAGGAGAAGACACAAGGATTTGACGATGTGCCATGCCAGGGATTCAAGAGTCTTCTCAGTCGGTCTTGGTTTCGCAGGGTCTGGATTTTGCAGGAAGTGGCCAATGCAAAGGCCGCCGTTGTATGTTGCGGGAATCGAGAAATACCGGCAAATACTTTTGCCATTGCGCCCATCATCTTTGGCGTTAAACCAAGCGTACACTGCCAGTCTGTCATTGACATTATGCCTGGTCCCTGGAGAAAATCTTCTTGGTGGAGCGAAAAGCCATGCCTTTACACTTTATTCCTCAGATTTGGGGAGACTGAAGCAAGTGAACCCCGAGATCTCATTTACGCTCTGAAAGCTATAGCTGCCGATTCCGATTCCAATTCTCCTATTTTAACACCGGACTATGAGAAGACAGAACGTCGTCTAGTTTGCGATGTTGTGGGATTTCTGCTTGGTTTTAAAAGTGACAAAGGCTTGTTGAGCAGCAGTGTGAATACGACTATCAAAGACGTCATTAAAAATCTGGAAAAGGTTAAAAATCACTGGATATGGGAAGCTGTCAAAACCGCCGACTTTGAATGCTTGGAGGGTATTTTGCGGGCTCCTGGGGTCGAAATTCCCGAGGGCACCATAAGTCTTGTGGCAGAATATGACATGACTGGAGAAATGATGAACTTGCTTCTCGCTCACCGCAACAAAGAGTCTGAGGTGGCCGTTGCCACTTTCTTGAACGCAGTGGAGATAGGCACAGTACCAGCCATAGCAGTTTTGGAGGACTATATCAGTTCCCAAACCGCAATTCCCACATTTAGTGAAAAGTTACTAGCAGCGGCACGGAATCAACGTCAAGGTGCTTCTCTGATGGAACGTTTTCTACCAAACATTCCGAAACTGGATGATTATACGAGAATTGcggaagcagcagccgctaaCAAGGCACAGGCTATCAAGATTATACAACAGCTGATTCAGCGAAACTGCCGCATCATCTTAACTCATCAGCTTCACAAGAATGCGCTGATGAGTGGATGCTACAAAGATGTGTTGGAACTCTTCGTCAAATACCCGTTGAGCCACGATCAAATGGTTGACGGAGTGGCAATGAATGGGGTAAATGAACAGCCAGACAGCGCCAACAGTGCTAGAGCCTTCTTCAGGAGCCAAGCCAAATTCCTAATCCGCCATGCATTCTTTGACCATCAGCTATTCGCCATGTTCAAGTTGTCGGGCCAGCAGCTCGAAAGCCACGGCTATATCTTTTTAGAAGAATTCTTCATATGCGCTGCCGAGGTTTTTGCAGAATCGACGGCTGAGTTGTTATCACAACAGCGGGAACAGTTTAGTTCCGCTCTCACGATGCATTGGATCCTTGAAGACAGCGGATTTCAGATCCACGTCACTAAAGATGCTGTTCAAGCGGCTATAGATGGAAAATTTGGAAGCCAAATCTTTCGCTTCCTAAAAGAGGCGCGAGAATTTGTTATTGACTTTGAAGCTGCGTTGGGAGTAGTCAAACTCGGTAACATTCCTTCAGTAGAAAAGATTCTTCTCTACCAAGGGGGCCTCTTCCGGCGCAATGCCTCAATCGTGGGTGCGTTCCAAGAATGGTATATCTACAGCGACAAGTATATCGACAAaagcaagcagcaaaaaTACAACTGGTTAATTCATGCTATTTACTGCGAATGTTATGAAGcttcccagctgctgctctccttTGGTGCTGACACTGAGCAGAAGGATTTCGATGGGCAGACTGCACTTACTGCTACCGAGAGCCATCGAATTGCGGCGTTGCTTCTTTCTTATGGTGCCAATATTGATGCGAGAGGATCCTGCCGCAGAACCCCAGTTCACTGGGCCGTATCGAGAAAGAATTATCACTTGGCGGAACTGCTTCTTGTCTGCGGCGCCGATGTTAACACCACGGATCATTTTGGAGAAACTCCGCTTGATGTGGCGGCGCAATTTGGCAATGATACTTCACTATTTAGAATGCTTCGTGAATACGGAGCATATAAGATGACGACGTCTTCCAGTTCAAAATTGATCGAAACTATACTGCAAGAACCAACGCCGGAGTCTCCCGTGCCCATCAGTGCCACAGTACAGGGGCTGATGGAAGAATTTGGCCTAGTTGCAAAACCACATTGTTGGGCAAACTTTGAACTGTCGCCAAAGGATAGATGCACAGgtcagaagagaagacgatcTTTGATGCACTAAGTAGCTACTTCAAAGGCCAAAAGTGATTGCGCGTTTCGCTAGTCTTTAAGAGCTTGTGTAGAGTCACAACTCGATTAAAGGCAAAGCGTTGCTAAAagaattttgtttttggaAAGATAGTAGGCCAATAACAACTGCTAATAAATGATAGTTGAATGATGCGTGAATTGTTACAGTTCGTCTTGTTTTATAGTATGATTATCATGACACCAAGCGGCGCTGATTTTTATAGTTGATATTGAAGCGAGCTTCCGATTGTTGCTTGCATGAAAATAATTAATTGTATTATAAGATCCATAGCCTCAAAACTGTCTAACATCACAAACTACTAGATAATTCCCCTGTTTACCAATTGATGAAGTCGTACGCTCCCGGAGCATTAGCTGCACAGAAGAACACGCCCCGCTCTATAAAACAATCCATGCTTATGTCAAACTCCTTGCTAGAAGAACCGTTTGAACATACCGACCATAGTTTCCAAGTCTAGAATATATATGCGTTTCCCTCTTATTGAATCCATCGTCTATTGCGCAAACTTAGATTTGGCACGGAGCTTCTTGCCAAACTTGTACATCAACAATGTGCCAATTATTCCCATCACGCTGAGCCCGGCCAAGACTGTCACACCTTTGTGTACGCCCAAGTTGACAAACATTGGCCTGGCAGCAAGAATGCATCCGGAAGCAATAGCGGATCTGATCAAATCGTTGCCCGTAAAGATTGACGCCGCGTATTGAGGATACGAAACCGGTACATACATGAAGAGGCCCTGGATGACACAGTATTGGCCGACAACAAAAATGGCTACGCCAATCAGCGGCACAATCCAGTGGATACTGGCGCGAGCAGTCCAAGCAAATATGAAAAGCCCAACCGGAATAACAAAAGAACCAAATATGGCTGGCAGCAAGCGATGTTCCTGCTCTCGAAACCCGTTCTTGATGTTATCCGGAATCATGTAAAAGTAAAGATAGGCAAAGTACAGAATGAGGCCAATGATGGCGCCCACCTCACAGGCCAAGAACGCAAGACCCGTCTCTCCAAGGTTGAAGCCATAGAAAGGTGGGAAGACGAGAGGGAAAACCTCAAAAAAGGTGAAATAGATTGCGTATGTCAAGGCTGTGTACATGTTAACAAAGAAGATTGACGGATCTTTGATCGTGATTTCAAATGGCCGGATCAGCGCAGCAATAAGCACGCTCGAGCTTGTCATGTGTCTCTGATCGATTTCACTCTGAGACTGGAGACGCGAATCACCAGTGAGCTTTCGAAGTCGCTTGGCGCGCCTCAAAAGAATGTTGGGTGTGGATGTTTCGGGAGTTAGTGCCAGCAAAAATATGGCCATGACCGCGCAGATCCAGACAACTTCCCATAGaggccatctccagccctTTGCCATTGCAGCAAAGCCAGCGAATGTAGGCCCGACGGCAGGTCCTGCCCAGAATGACAACACCCACCAACCAAGGCCGTAGGGAAAGTAAATGAGAGTGAAGATGTCTCCTATGGAAGCTCCTCCAATGGCTATGCCCACGCTCCCAAAAAAGCCGGCAAAGAATCGAATGGCCAAGAGGCCACCGAAGCTGTTGATCGTCGCTGCTGGGAATGAGagagcaaagaagacgatgaatgTGAGGTAGTAGACTGGATTTCTTCCAATCACTGGAATTTCTGTGAGCGGGCCAAAGATCAGTGGCCCTACGCCATAAGCCAAGACATACAGagcaaggccaagctcaGATGCTTCTATGCTGACGCCAAAATGTTCCACGATGCCTGGCTcagagaaagcaaagactGAACCGGCTACGTAGGTGACCCATGTATACAAGCAGATAACGAAGACAATGTAGCTTTTCTTCAGCGACGACCAGTTGCGAGGGTTCTCTGGATCATCGGTTGTGTACCAATCGACTAGAATAAGCCCATCGTTTGTTTGATGTGGAGCAATAGGCTCACTTTTTGTCCTTTGGAGCTCACCTTGTTGTTCAAGGTCGATTCTTTGATCTCTATATGGACCGCTTTGGATGCTTGCTGCCGTTGGTTTTCTGCCCaagtcttctccatcattaCCAGCAGTATCAGAAGACGAAGCGGATAGAGATAGAGGAGCGCCAGATTGTTGATTAATTTGTGAATTTGAAGGACCAGAGGTAGCCTCTTGTTGTTTCTCTTTGCCGATTAAGAGCGCTGCGTATTCTGGTCCTAGCACGAAACCTGGCTTCTCTTCAGGATATTGCAGCCATTTGTTTCCAGAAATAAACCGAATGGCTTGACCAAGCGCTGACTCTCGGAATAGATCAGACATATCTCTAATtccctttatatatagtttgtGCTTCGacaagtaataaaaaaattataaaactctGATGAAGGGCAGTGTGAATATTGAGTGAAGATGCCGAAGCTAAGCTGCTGTCGGCTCTAATCTATGAAGGCTCAAAGCATACTTTATATCAGCAGAGGCTTACGATCAATTATAAATCACCACCCTATCTTACATGTAAGTCGAAGAGTAAATTTGAAAACGGAATCTTCGGATGATAAACGTCACAATCCGTGAATCCACGGGGTGGTAAGTAGGTGCATATCGATGGCAGGGATTTGAAATGTTAAACTAAGATTGCTTTTGAAGAGCCATCACGACTATTAGCTTCATTTGATATGCCGGCACCTAATCTTGTCAAGTAGGCGGCTCTGGATTTGCCACGAATACTGTTTGAACCCACAACAAATTCAATTTAGACTCTTTAGATCAAGATGATGTCTAATCAGCTCAATTTAGACATACAAGATAGTTATCCTTGCGTGGATATACTGAGGCAATAGATGTGATTTCTGATAATTGAACAATATTCGATTATCAATTACATACACTCCGGCGCTGTCCTATGCCGCTGAAATCCAGTCCTTTGGCAGTATATCATAACCGAAAGCGACTTTGTGTATAACAACATACTTTATCTCGCGAGAGTAATCTTCTGGAACCTTACCAACAGATCATTTCCAGATTTAAGAGCTTATGGCGTTGAGATCCAAAATTTCGGCTTTAACCGCCCCGCGATGCTGCTTGCGGAAAGGGAAGCCTCAATCATGTTGACTTTAAAGGCTAGCTTGCATTTTCCAAATtcagaaaaaaagcagcacaGAAATTTCCATTTGGAGTTAGTCTCTCCATCGCTCATCTGTGCCATTGTATATCAGCCCCTGTCACAGACGTCGTGGAATAATCCTAGGAATTAAGATAATAGAAGCTAGCTTGTTTGAATTGTTAATGCCTCTTGCGAGCTGGCCGCTAGTTATCTGATTAAATGCTGCGTTGGATGTCGAGGCGGCTCATAGTATTACAAATTGATGAGTCCATGCTTCGTATTCCACATTGGATTCAAAACTTTATTATGACATCATAACTCATATGTAAGAAGAGTAACATTTGTAGATAAAGCGATATCTTGTATTTCAATGTTACAACTTTGGCCAATGATCTCCGCGCTCGAAGTTAATATTGCCTTAAAGAAGGGTCTAAAGTTACGTGAAGCAGATGAGAAATTTTGAAAGTTGAGTTGAAGCTGATACCATTTTGCTAACAAGGATTATTCACACCGCTCAGTCTCTATTATCTTTCCATTAGAGAACATAATTTCTGAGGCTATTGGGATACAGACGGACGCGAGTCCGAATACGATTGCTCCAAGGCAACGCTTCTTGCGTTCATAAGCAAGTGTTTATTAAGATATTCCGATAGTAGTTAGAACTCATATTACTTTACTCCTCTGTGTCTAAGTATACATGTAACGCAAACCGCGGTGTTATGAAAGCTGCTTATACGCAATTAAGATAGATTCAATTATTCAATTCTTTGAGTTATTTTTCGGAAGTTTCAAGAAGCGGCTTAATAATTGTGACTCCTAACAAACGCTTCTGTAACAAGGCGATTCGAAACAATAGAGAGTATGTCAGATTGTGACATCGCTGCTACATATCTTATGAGTATCCATTTTGGACGCCCGATAAGTTGCCACCTGCATGTATGGTGCTTTAAATAATGGGCGTGATCCGCATTTAGCCGTGGGATGCTGGGCAATTGCGAATGCAGTAGGTAAATTTGCCCAGCCAAGCTGTACATTACGTCGGTGGCGATAAAGTCGATGAAACTTGTTCGTGATGGTAATTATTTCTGTTTGCAGATACCAGACCGATAGTAGAAGAGCCGTCTGTGAACTAATTAGAAGGCTATATATGGGGAACAGCGTACCTAGATCTGAGTCGAAGCAACACGGCGGTTGCTTAAACTCTCTGCAGACGTGAGCTACTCTATTTATTTAGCAATCAATCCAATGAGTGTGTAACAAAACTGCATACTATCTTTAAATTCCACTTATAGTTTATGTTCATTACTCCTTTCTCTGGATCTCAGTATATTTAGGAAGAACTCTACCTCTGTTGTTGCCGACTAGCCATCACTGGAGTAACTCGAATGTACTTCGTTCACGCATGTGACTCTCTTCACTAATGTTGATGCATTGAGTTCATGAATTCGCTATATTGACCGTTACCTTCACAGCTGGCTCAACCGATTATAATATTGGCATCACGCACTACCCGTGACATCTAGCGAGGTAGTACAAAAGCGATGCTCAATTTTGTTTCTCCACATGGCGGCTTGCTCGTAAGCCAGATTCACTAGGAAACATCTAATTTTTCACTACCATACACATACTCTCTACAGGTCAATGCTTAATCTCTTCACAAAAAAATTGTCCTttcaaaagcaaaaacaaaaagataaaaacatacaacagccggtgttcgccagtggtcacccacctgactactaatctgccggttagtggcttgtctatgggggagcagacgggaccccgaattctccactacctatggtcgtatgtgatgGACGTATCTGCATATTCAATATATAAAAGGGAGCTCGTCGTTTGAAGAGATGGTTAGGATAGGATAGCCACGCCGCCTCGGATCCGTCTGTTTGCGCCATTGGCAGCTGGTCGTAAGAGAATAACTGGTTATCCGTGTTTAATCCCTTGCCTTTGGCTGTCTGACTGTACTCAGCCAATCCCTATTTGAAGTCTAATGCTCCGCCTCTGAGCCCGGTTTCGAAGtcttctcagcctctttcTTCAGATCAGCGTTGAATTTGTCCCAAGGACCCAGATCGAATTTCCTTGAGTTCCACCACGGCGAAGAGAGCGTGATCAAGAGTCCTCGGAAATCCTCTCCTTGAGTGAAAGTGGTGCTTCCTGGAGTTGCTTCGCTGGGAGTGAAATGGAACTGATGCACGCCCTTGGCAAGTCCGAATAACGACCCCTCCCACTGAAAGGATTCAGGCGAATTCTCCTATCCAAGCTTAGCATATGTCCTTGTCTTACAGACGCAATCTGGCGATTTACCACTACGACTGGATTGTGTGTACTTCCATTCATGTTGACTTTCAGGCCGTCCCCCGCTTTCAGATCCAGAGGTTGCTTGCTGGGGTCGACAGGCTGAATGTTCCAGCCGGGTTGCCATTGCGAATAGCGCGCAAAGTCCAaaaactacatgtatatggCAGACTCGTTAGTGCGAGAGGCATGAGATcctatgctgctgctcgactgTTGCTTATATGTAGGGAGATGTAGATCTCAGGACATCCTGTTCAAGTCGACGCACGTACCACTGA
The Trichoderma asperellum chromosome 7, complete sequence DNA segment above includes these coding regions:
- a CDS encoding uncharacterized protein (TransMembrane:12 (i153-174o194-211i223-249o255-277i284-303o315-340i388-407o427-449i470-488o494-519i526-549o561-580i)), producing the protein MSDLFRESALGQAIRFISGNKWLQYPEEKPGFVLGPEYAALLIGKEKQQEATSGPSNSQINQQSGAPLSLSASSSDTAGNDGEDLGRKPTAASIQSGPYRDQRIDLEQQGELQRTKSEPIAPHQTNDGLILVDWYTTDDPENPRNWSSLKKSYIVFVICLYTWVTYVAGSVFAFSEPGIVEHFGVSIEASELGLALYVLAYGVGPLIFGPLTEIPVIGRNPVYYLTFIVFFALSFPAATINSFGGLLAIRFFAGFFGSVGIAIGGASIGDIFTLIYFPYGLGWWVLSFWAGPAVGPTFAGFAAMAKGWRWPLWEVVWICAVMAIFLLALTPETSTPNILLRRAKRLRKLTGDSRLQSQSEIDQRHMTSSSVLIAALIRPFEITIKDPSIFFVNMYTALTYAIYFTFFEVFPLVFPPFYGFNLGETGLAFLACEVGAIIGLILYFAYLYFYMIPDNIKNGFREQEHRLLPAIFGSFVIPVGLFIFAWTARASIHWIVPLIGVAIFVVGQYCVIQGLFMYVPVSYPQYAASIFTGNDLIRSAIASGCILAARPMFVNLGVHKGVTVLAGLSVMGIIGTLLMYKFGKKLRAKSKFAQ
- a CDS encoding uncharacterized protein (EggNog:ENOG41), whose translation is MAANYEYDKIDLDGPGFRLVRLHQGDGGDLSCDLFQAVLHQHDELIPYEALSYTWGPTGGHHSIVVNDQRMGITANLHLALMNLRYPHSDRILWVDAVCIDQSNVKERNHQVAHMSDIYKQAGRVIFFLGNATFTTDAFMHCMQLVQQECSKHAYRSWTRDDIRWKKIWAAVQEKTQGFDDVPCQGFKSLLSRSWFRRVWILQEVANAKAAVVCCGNREIPANTFAIAPIIFGVKPSVHCQSVIDIMPGPWRKSSWWSEKPCLYTLFLRFGETEASEPRDLIYALKAIAADSDSNSPILTPDYEKTERRLVCDVVGFLLGFKSDKGLLSSSVNTTIKDVIKNLEKVKNHWIWEAVKTADFECLEGILRAPGVEIPEGTISLVAEYDMTGEMMNLLLAHRNKESEVAVATFLNAVEIGTVPAIAVLEDYISSQTAIPTFSEKLLAAARNQRQGASLMERFLPNIPKLDDYTRIAEAAAANKAQAIKIIQQLIQRNCRIILTHQLHKNALMSGCYKDVLELFVKYPLSHDQMVDGVAMNGVNEQPDSANSARAFFRSQAKFLIRHAFFDHQLFAMFKLSGQQLESHGYIFLEEFFICAAEVFAESTAELLSQQREQFSSALTMHWILEDSGFQIHVTKDAVQAAIDGKFGSQIFRFLKEAREFVIDFEAALGVVKLGNIPSVEKILLYQGGLFRRNASIVGAFQEWYIYSDKYIDKSKQQKYNWLIHAIYCECYEASQLLLSFGADTEQKDFDGQTALTATESHRIAALLLSYGANIDARGSCRRTPVHWAVSRKNYHLAELLLVCGADVNTTDHFGETPLDVAAQFGNDTSLFRMLREYGAYKMTTSSSSKLIETILQEPTPESPVPISATVQGLMEEFGLVAKPHCWANFELSPKDRCTGQKRRRSLMH
- a CDS encoding uncharacterized protein (EggNog:ENOG41) produces the protein MSPILSVSTKIEIAASPAVVRSVFLDFARYSQWQPGWNIQPVDPSKQPLDLKAGDGLKVNMNGSTHNPVVVENSPESFQWEGSLFGLAKGVHQFHFTPSEATPGSTTFTQGEDFRGLLITLSSPWWNSRKFDLGPWDKFNADLKKEAEKTSKPGSEAEH